The following coding sequences are from one Archocentrus centrarchus isolate MPI-CPG fArcCen1 chromosome 4, fArcCen1, whole genome shotgun sequence window:
- the gabrb3 gene encoding gamma-aminobutyric acid receptor subunit beta-3 isoform X3, with product MQLWWILLFGFWSVCGELPFIAENNAAMLVNWNAVDGNKKLYAIYDTSVNEPGNMSFVKETVDKLLKGYDIRLRPDFGGPPVAVGMSIDVASIDMVSEVNMDYTLTMYFQQYWRDKRLAYAGIPLNLTLDNRVADQLWVPDTYFLNDKKSFVHGVTVKNRMIRLHPDGTVLYGLRITTTAACMMDLRRYPLDEQNCTLEIESYGYTTDDIEFYWKGGETAVTGVTRIELPQFSIVDYKLVSRNVVFSTGAYPRLSLSFKLKRNIGYFILQTYMPSILITILSWVSFWINYDASAARVALGITTVLTMTTINTHLRETLPKIPYVKAIDMYLMGCFVFVFLALLEYAFVNYIFFGRGPQMQKKLAERAQKANNDRSKFDRPKVDSQGNILLTTLEIHNEVGGNEITTTVSETHNSSSMVFDNSAIQYRKTSGSSRPSLDRNAHLKKTRLRRRSSQLKIKIPDLTDVNAIDRWSRIIFPSAFSLFNLIYWLYYVH from the exons CGTCAACGAACCGGGGAACATGTCTTTCGTTAAAGAGACTGTGGATAAACTGTTGAAAGGATATGATATCCGACTTCGGCCAGACTTTGGAG GTCCACCGGTTGCTGTCGGCATGAGTATAGACGTGGCAAGTATagacatggtgtcagaagtcaaTATG GACTACACACTGACTATGTACTTCCAGCAGTATTGGAGAGATAAGAGGCTGGCCTATGCAGGGATCCCTCTCAACCTGACACTAGACAACAGAGTAGCAGATCAGCTCTGGGTCCCAGACACCTACTTTCTCAATGACAAGAAGTCCTTTGTGCACGGTGTCACAGTAAAGAACCGAATGATTCGTCTTCACCCGGATGGCACTGTTCTCTACGGCCTCAG AATCACGACGACAGCAGCCTGCATGATGGATCTGAGGCGATACCCGCTGGACGAACAGAACTGCACTCTGGAAATTGAGAGTT ATGGTTACACAACAGATGATATCGAGTTTTACTGGAAAGGAGGAGAAACTGCTGTGACCGGGGTGACACGCATCGAGCTCCCTCAGTTCTCCATAGTTGACTACAAACTGGTCTCCAGGAATGTCGTCTTCTCCACAG GTGCCTACCCTCGACTGTCTCTGAGCTTCAAGCTGAAGCGAAACATCGGATACTTCATCCTGCAGACGTACATGCCCTCCATCCTCATCACCATCTTGTCCTGGGTGTCGTTCTGGATAAATTATGACGCCTCAGCTGCCAGAGTTGCATTAG GGATCACCACTGTGCTGACAATGACAACCATCAACACCCATCTGAGGGAGACGCTGCCCAAAATCCCCTACGTCAAAGCCATAGACATGTACCTGATGGgctgctttgtgtttgtcttcCTGGCTCTGTTGGAATATGCCTTTGTCAACTACATCTTCTTTGGACGAGGGCCTCAGATGCAGAAAAAACTGGCCGAAAGGGCACAGAAGGCCAATAATGACCGCAGTAAATTTGACAGGCCCAAG GTCGACTCCCAGGGAAACATTTTGCTGACAACCTTGGAGATCCACAACGAGGTGGGAGGAAACGAGATAACAACCACTGTGAGCGAGACCCACAACTCCTCCTCCATGGTGTTCGACAACTCAGCGATCCAGTACAGGAAGACGAGCGGGTCGAGCCGCCCCAGCCTGGACAGGAACGCACATCTTAAGAAAACCCGTCTACGAAGACGATCCTCGCAGCTCAAAATCAAAATCCCAGACCTCACTGATGTGAACGCCATCGACAGATGGTCACGGATTATATTCCCGTCCGCCTTCTCCCTCTTCAACCTCATCTACTGGCTTTATTATGTTCATTAA
- the gabrb3 gene encoding gamma-aminobutyric acid receptor subunit beta-3 isoform X1, with amino-acid sequence MQLWWILLFGFWSVCGELPFIAENNAAMLVNWNAVDGNKKLYAIYDTSVNEPGNMSFVKETVDKLLKGYDIRLRPDFGGPPVAVGMSIDVASIDMVSEVNMDYTLTMYFQQYWRDKRLAYAGIPLNLTLDNRVADQLWVPDTYFLNDKKSFVHGVTVKNRMIRLHPDGTVLYGLRITTTAACMMDLRRYPLDEQNCTLEIESYGYTTDDIEFYWKGGETAVTGVTRIELPQFSIVDYKLVSRNVVFSTGAYPRLSLSFKLKRNIGYFILQTYMPSILITILSWVSFWINYDASAARVALGITTVLTMTTINTHLRETLPKIPYVKAIDMYLMGCFVFVFLALLEYAFVNYIFFGRGPQMQKKLAERAQKANNDRSKFDRPKSILEGGNCKSSSLKLSNQVQGRRHSRRVDSQGNILLTTLEIHNEVGGNEITTTVSETHNSSSMVFDNSAIQYRKTSGSSRPSLDRNAHLKKTRLRRRSSQLKIKIPDLTDVNAIDRWSRIIFPSAFSLFNLIYWLYYVH; translated from the exons CGTCAACGAACCGGGGAACATGTCTTTCGTTAAAGAGACTGTGGATAAACTGTTGAAAGGATATGATATCCGACTTCGGCCAGACTTTGGAG GTCCACCGGTTGCTGTCGGCATGAGTATAGACGTGGCAAGTATagacatggtgtcagaagtcaaTATG GACTACACACTGACTATGTACTTCCAGCAGTATTGGAGAGATAAGAGGCTGGCCTATGCAGGGATCCCTCTCAACCTGACACTAGACAACAGAGTAGCAGATCAGCTCTGGGTCCCAGACACCTACTTTCTCAATGACAAGAAGTCCTTTGTGCACGGTGTCACAGTAAAGAACCGAATGATTCGTCTTCACCCGGATGGCACTGTTCTCTACGGCCTCAG AATCACGACGACAGCAGCCTGCATGATGGATCTGAGGCGATACCCGCTGGACGAACAGAACTGCACTCTGGAAATTGAGAGTT ATGGTTACACAACAGATGATATCGAGTTTTACTGGAAAGGAGGAGAAACTGCTGTGACCGGGGTGACACGCATCGAGCTCCCTCAGTTCTCCATAGTTGACTACAAACTGGTCTCCAGGAATGTCGTCTTCTCCACAG GTGCCTACCCTCGACTGTCTCTGAGCTTCAAGCTGAAGCGAAACATCGGATACTTCATCCTGCAGACGTACATGCCCTCCATCCTCATCACCATCTTGTCCTGGGTGTCGTTCTGGATAAATTATGACGCCTCAGCTGCCAGAGTTGCATTAG GGATCACCACTGTGCTGACAATGACAACCATCAACACCCATCTGAGGGAGACGCTGCCCAAAATCCCCTACGTCAAAGCCATAGACATGTACCTGATGGgctgctttgtgtttgtcttcCTGGCTCTGTTGGAATATGCCTTTGTCAACTACATCTTCTTTGGACGAGGGCCTCAGATGCAGAAAAAACTGGCCGAAAGGGCACAGAAGGCCAATAATGACCGCAGTAAATTTGACAGGCCCAAG TCCATTCTGGAAGGAGGCAATTGCAAGTCTTCATCTCTTAAACTGTCCAATCAGGTACAAGGGCGTCGTCACTCACGACGG GTCGACTCCCAGGGAAACATTTTGCTGACAACCTTGGAGATCCACAACGAGGTGGGAGGAAACGAGATAACAACCACTGTGAGCGAGACCCACAACTCCTCCTCCATGGTGTTCGACAACTCAGCGATCCAGTACAGGAAGACGAGCGGGTCGAGCCGCCCCAGCCTGGACAGGAACGCACATCTTAAGAAAACCCGTCTACGAAGACGATCCTCGCAGCTCAAAATCAAAATCCCAGACCTCACTGATGTGAACGCCATCGACAGATGGTCACGGATTATATTCCCGTCCGCCTTCTCCCTCTTCAACCTCATCTACTGGCTTTATTATGTTCATTAA
- the gabrb3 gene encoding gamma-aminobutyric acid receptor subunit beta-3 isoform X4, whose protein sequence is MWGSQRTGLLDILSVPLVVAVMCCAQSVNEPGNMSFVKETVDKLLKGYDIRLRPDFGGPPVAVGMSIDVASIDMVSEVNMDYTLTMYFQQYWRDKRLAYAGIPLNLTLDNRVADQLWVPDTYFLNDKKSFVHGVTVKNRMIRLHPDGTVLYGLRITTTAACMMDLRRYPLDEQNCTLEIESYGYTTDDIEFYWKGGETAVTGVTRIELPQFSIVDYKLVSRNVVFSTGAYPRLSLSFKLKRNIGYFILQTYMPSILITILSWVSFWINYDASAARVALGITTVLTMTTINTHLRETLPKIPYVKAIDMYLMGCFVFVFLALLEYAFVNYIFFGRGPQMQKKLAERAQKANNDRSKFDRPKVDSQGNILLTTLEIHNEVGGNEITTTVSETHNSSSMVFDNSAIQYRKTSGSSRPSLDRNAHLKKTRLRRRSSQLKIKIPDLTDVNAIDRWSRIIFPSAFSLFNLIYWLYYVH, encoded by the exons ATGTGGGGCAGCCAGAGAACAGGTCTCTTGGACATCCTCTCTGTGCCGCTGGTCGTGGCCGTGATGTGCTGCGCCCAGAG CGTCAACGAACCGGGGAACATGTCTTTCGTTAAAGAGACTGTGGATAAACTGTTGAAAGGATATGATATCCGACTTCGGCCAGACTTTGGAG GTCCACCGGTTGCTGTCGGCATGAGTATAGACGTGGCAAGTATagacatggtgtcagaagtcaaTATG GACTACACACTGACTATGTACTTCCAGCAGTATTGGAGAGATAAGAGGCTGGCCTATGCAGGGATCCCTCTCAACCTGACACTAGACAACAGAGTAGCAGATCAGCTCTGGGTCCCAGACACCTACTTTCTCAATGACAAGAAGTCCTTTGTGCACGGTGTCACAGTAAAGAACCGAATGATTCGTCTTCACCCGGATGGCACTGTTCTCTACGGCCTCAG AATCACGACGACAGCAGCCTGCATGATGGATCTGAGGCGATACCCGCTGGACGAACAGAACTGCACTCTGGAAATTGAGAGTT ATGGTTACACAACAGATGATATCGAGTTTTACTGGAAAGGAGGAGAAACTGCTGTGACCGGGGTGACACGCATCGAGCTCCCTCAGTTCTCCATAGTTGACTACAAACTGGTCTCCAGGAATGTCGTCTTCTCCACAG GTGCCTACCCTCGACTGTCTCTGAGCTTCAAGCTGAAGCGAAACATCGGATACTTCATCCTGCAGACGTACATGCCCTCCATCCTCATCACCATCTTGTCCTGGGTGTCGTTCTGGATAAATTATGACGCCTCAGCTGCCAGAGTTGCATTAG GGATCACCACTGTGCTGACAATGACAACCATCAACACCCATCTGAGGGAGACGCTGCCCAAAATCCCCTACGTCAAAGCCATAGACATGTACCTGATGGgctgctttgtgtttgtcttcCTGGCTCTGTTGGAATATGCCTTTGTCAACTACATCTTCTTTGGACGAGGGCCTCAGATGCAGAAAAAACTGGCCGAAAGGGCACAGAAGGCCAATAATGACCGCAGTAAATTTGACAGGCCCAAG GTCGACTCCCAGGGAAACATTTTGCTGACAACCTTGGAGATCCACAACGAGGTGGGAGGAAACGAGATAACAACCACTGTGAGCGAGACCCACAACTCCTCCTCCATGGTGTTCGACAACTCAGCGATCCAGTACAGGAAGACGAGCGGGTCGAGCCGCCCCAGCCTGGACAGGAACGCACATCTTAAGAAAACCCGTCTACGAAGACGATCCTCGCAGCTCAAAATCAAAATCCCAGACCTCACTGATGTGAACGCCATCGACAGATGGTCACGGATTATATTCCCGTCCGCCTTCTCCCTCTTCAACCTCATCTACTGGCTTTATTATGTTCATTAA
- the gabrb3 gene encoding gamma-aminobutyric acid receptor subunit beta-3 isoform X2 produces the protein MWGSQRTGLLDILSVPLVVAVMCCAQSVNEPGNMSFVKETVDKLLKGYDIRLRPDFGGPPVAVGMSIDVASIDMVSEVNMDYTLTMYFQQYWRDKRLAYAGIPLNLTLDNRVADQLWVPDTYFLNDKKSFVHGVTVKNRMIRLHPDGTVLYGLRITTTAACMMDLRRYPLDEQNCTLEIESYGYTTDDIEFYWKGGETAVTGVTRIELPQFSIVDYKLVSRNVVFSTGAYPRLSLSFKLKRNIGYFILQTYMPSILITILSWVSFWINYDASAARVALGITTVLTMTTINTHLRETLPKIPYVKAIDMYLMGCFVFVFLALLEYAFVNYIFFGRGPQMQKKLAERAQKANNDRSKFDRPKSILEGGNCKSSSLKLSNQVQGRRHSRRVDSQGNILLTTLEIHNEVGGNEITTTVSETHNSSSMVFDNSAIQYRKTSGSSRPSLDRNAHLKKTRLRRRSSQLKIKIPDLTDVNAIDRWSRIIFPSAFSLFNLIYWLYYVH, from the exons ATGTGGGGCAGCCAGAGAACAGGTCTCTTGGACATCCTCTCTGTGCCGCTGGTCGTGGCCGTGATGTGCTGCGCCCAGAG CGTCAACGAACCGGGGAACATGTCTTTCGTTAAAGAGACTGTGGATAAACTGTTGAAAGGATATGATATCCGACTTCGGCCAGACTTTGGAG GTCCACCGGTTGCTGTCGGCATGAGTATAGACGTGGCAAGTATagacatggtgtcagaagtcaaTATG GACTACACACTGACTATGTACTTCCAGCAGTATTGGAGAGATAAGAGGCTGGCCTATGCAGGGATCCCTCTCAACCTGACACTAGACAACAGAGTAGCAGATCAGCTCTGGGTCCCAGACACCTACTTTCTCAATGACAAGAAGTCCTTTGTGCACGGTGTCACAGTAAAGAACCGAATGATTCGTCTTCACCCGGATGGCACTGTTCTCTACGGCCTCAG AATCACGACGACAGCAGCCTGCATGATGGATCTGAGGCGATACCCGCTGGACGAACAGAACTGCACTCTGGAAATTGAGAGTT ATGGTTACACAACAGATGATATCGAGTTTTACTGGAAAGGAGGAGAAACTGCTGTGACCGGGGTGACACGCATCGAGCTCCCTCAGTTCTCCATAGTTGACTACAAACTGGTCTCCAGGAATGTCGTCTTCTCCACAG GTGCCTACCCTCGACTGTCTCTGAGCTTCAAGCTGAAGCGAAACATCGGATACTTCATCCTGCAGACGTACATGCCCTCCATCCTCATCACCATCTTGTCCTGGGTGTCGTTCTGGATAAATTATGACGCCTCAGCTGCCAGAGTTGCATTAG GGATCACCACTGTGCTGACAATGACAACCATCAACACCCATCTGAGGGAGACGCTGCCCAAAATCCCCTACGTCAAAGCCATAGACATGTACCTGATGGgctgctttgtgtttgtcttcCTGGCTCTGTTGGAATATGCCTTTGTCAACTACATCTTCTTTGGACGAGGGCCTCAGATGCAGAAAAAACTGGCCGAAAGGGCACAGAAGGCCAATAATGACCGCAGTAAATTTGACAGGCCCAAG TCCATTCTGGAAGGAGGCAATTGCAAGTCTTCATCTCTTAAACTGTCCAATCAGGTACAAGGGCGTCGTCACTCACGACGG GTCGACTCCCAGGGAAACATTTTGCTGACAACCTTGGAGATCCACAACGAGGTGGGAGGAAACGAGATAACAACCACTGTGAGCGAGACCCACAACTCCTCCTCCATGGTGTTCGACAACTCAGCGATCCAGTACAGGAAGACGAGCGGGTCGAGCCGCCCCAGCCTGGACAGGAACGCACATCTTAAGAAAACCCGTCTACGAAGACGATCCTCGCAGCTCAAAATCAAAATCCCAGACCTCACTGATGTGAACGCCATCGACAGATGGTCACGGATTATATTCCCGTCCGCCTTCTCCCTCTTCAACCTCATCTACTGGCTTTATTATGTTCATTAA